The window GATCGGCTTCTCGAACTCCAGGGTGAGGTGGGCGATCTTCGTCGCGTGGTCGGCGACGCGTTCGAGCTGGCGCGCCGCGGACTGGTAGTCGAAGCAGACCTCGCGGGGCAGGCCGAGTTCCTCGGCGGCCTTCGGCGTCCGGAGCGTGGCGCGGAAGATGCGGGAGACGACCATCCACAGCCGGTCGACGTCGTCGTCGCGCTGGATCACGTCCCGTGCCATATCGGTGTCGAGTTCGGCGAGCGCCTCGACCGCGTCCGAGAGCATCGACAGCGCGATGAGCCGCATCCGTCTGACGGCGGTGTGGATCGACAGTTCGGCCGAATCGAGCAGGTCGCGGATGACCACCGTATCGCGGGTCTCTTCTAGGACTTCGAGCCCGACGAGACTCTGGGTCGCCTGCCGGATCGTCCGCCGCTGATCGGTCGTGATCCGAGAGCTTTCGAGGGTGATGATGTCGAAGCCGCTGACGTACATCGTCATCACCGCGCGCGTCAGTTCGTCACCGGTGAGGTCGGTCACGTCGAGGCTCCCCTCGGTCCGCTCGTCCCCGTTCGTCGGTGCCAGGAACAGCGAGTCCCCCTCCGGGTAGAACTCGACGACGCTTCCGGCCGAGACGTCGTTCTCCGTCGCCCACTCTTTCGGAATGGAGACCGTGAACGTCGAGCCCCCGGTGACCTGAACTTTCCGCGTTTCCACCATACGAGGCCGTAGCGATCATCGGAATATAAATTTGGCTATTACTATATAGCAACCGGCACGAGACGGTCGACTTCGGTCCCGAACACGTTGAGCCGCTGAGATATGTACCCGAAAGTCTCACCGGGCGAAATCGGGCATCGACTCTGCGATCTCCTAGAGCGAAAGCAATTGGACTAATGTGGGACTTTCACCGATCAAAGATCGAATAACCGATCTATCATCGGCTGTTTTGAACACTACTGTTTCCCTGCGGCGCACGCCAGAGAGCAATTGATCTATCTCCGGTCGAGTATTGTCTGGTATTTTTTCTATATAGTTATATTAGTAGCGGTTTTATTCTAACTACGGATACGGAGAGGTAATGACGCGGCAATCCGAACGCAACAGTCGTTTCTCACGTCGTGAGTTCCTCGCAGCCACCGGCGGTCTGGGCGTCGCCGGCCTGGCGGGCTGTACGCAGGACAACCCGAGCGGCGACGCGACCGACGAGCCGACGGAAGCCGGTTCGGACGGTTCCGGCTCGGGCGGGGACGGCGGGTCCGACGGACTCTCGGGAGACATCTCGATCGCCGGGTCGTCGACGGTGTTCCCGCTCGCCAGCGCGATGGCCGAGCGGTTCGAAGAGCAGCACAGCGACGTCAGTATCAGCCTCCAGTCGACGGGCTCGGGCGGCGGCTTCGCGAACTACTTCTGTACGGGACAGACCGACTTCAACAACGCCTCGCGGCCGATCCAGCCCGAGGAGGAAGAACAGTGCGGGGGCAACGACGTCGAGCCGGTCGAACTGAAGGTCGCGACCGACGCGCTCACCGTGATCGTCAACAACGACAACGACTTCCTCGGCGACGGGCTCACCGTCGAGCA is drawn from Halobellus limi and contains these coding sequences:
- a CDS encoding phosphate signaling complex PhoU family protein; translation: MVETRKVQVTGGSTFTVSIPKEWATENDVSAGSVVEFYPEGDSLFLAPTNGDERTEGSLDVTDLTGDELTRAVMTMYVSGFDIITLESSRITTDQRRTIRQATQSLVGLEVLEETRDTVVIRDLLDSAELSIHTAVRRMRLIALSMLSDAVEALAELDTDMARDVIQRDDDVDRLWMVVSRIFRATLRTPKAAEELGLPREVCFDYQSAARQLERVADHATKIAHLTLEFEKPIPEEVVDALAELHEEARTIIDDGMDALLADDSDEATRLANEARESVQVIDERARKIDELLRDLDPARAQLLGLIVDSVSRSADYGGNIAETALQKAAPTP